In Erigeron canadensis isolate Cc75 chromosome 6, C_canadensis_v1, whole genome shotgun sequence, the following are encoded in one genomic region:
- the LOC122604439 gene encoding uncharacterized protein LOC122604439: MTIDKSWKTLTNKYSKQYLIGLRRFMERCKNHTNRQNRARCPCNHCNNGHWFPLGTIESHIHTHAFSTRYKTWKYHGELVVESPVVPVIPQTTDPMHDFIADVRQENVHQENVPQEDNSNDEPMDTTDAPSTSHAPNAANDELAELLKLADTDLHHGYEGMFVLDFLAKLSNVKAVNKWTDTSLDQLLELLKGAFPLAKLPPSTYETKKIMKKVGLGYESIHVCKNDCCLFWKEDNQDLQHCPECKASRWKDANTKGKKVANKVMHYFPLIPRLKRIYSSRYTAKDMTWHATGRCTEDGKLRHPVYGTSWKDFDSMYPAFATEPRNVRLGLAADGFNPFGNMSTSYSMWPVILTIYNMPPWLCMKETSFMLTLLIPGPKSPGTDIDVFLRPLVDELKTLWSDEVVTKDAVTNSFFTMRAMLLWTINDFLARSSLSGWSGQGYMACPTCNKDTPSEPVIGKIAYVGHRNFSDNNHKWRKDKSFNGKWETRDTPERITNDRIWEQLSNLPSRIPGKLVGKKRKRDPKVEFNMSKRSIFYELEYWSSVQLKHNLDVIHIEKNVCESLLNAMMMHKDKSKDTDKARMVLQK, from the coding sequence ATGACGATCGATAAGAGTTGGAAAACTTTAACCAATAAGTATTCTAAACAGTATTTAATTGGTCTTAGGAGATTCATGGAAAGGTGTAAGAATCATACAAATAGGCAAAATAGGGCTCGATGTCCGTGTAATCATTGTAATAATGGTCATTGGTTTCCTCTTGGAACAATAGAAAGTCACATACATACTCATGCTTTTTCTACACGTTACAAAACGTGGAAGTATCACGGTGAATTAGTTGTTGAGTCACCAGTAGTTCCAGTCATACCTCAAACGACAGACCCCATGCATGATTTCATCGCCGATGTTCGTCAGGAGAACGTTCATCAGGAGAATGTCCCCCAAGAGGACAACTCTAACGATGAGCCAATGGACACAACAGATGCACCTAGTACTTCACATGCGCCTAATGCTGCAAATGATGAACTTGCTGAACTACTGAAACTTGCAGACACCGACCTACACCATGGTTATGAAGGGATGTTCGTGTTAGATTTCTTGGCTAAACTGAGTAATGTGAAGGCAGTTAATAAATGGACTGATACGTCACTCGATCAATTGCTAGAATTGCTTAAAGGTGCATTTCCGCTTGCTAAACTCCCACCTTCAACCTATGAAACCAAGAAGATAATGAAAAAGGTTGGGCTAGGATACGAATCGATTCATGTTTGTAAGAACGACTGTTGTTTATTTTGGAAGGAAGATAACCAAGATCTGCAACATTGTCCCGAATGTAAAGCAAGTAGATGGAAGGATGCAAACACTAAGGGGAAGAAAGTTGCCAACAAAGTTATGCATTACTTTCCATTAATTCCCAGACTAAAGCGTATTTATAGCTCAAGATACACTGCAAAAGATATGACATGGCATGCTACAGGACGTTGCACGGAAGATGGTAAGCTACGTCACCCagtgtatggtacatcatggaAAGACTTCGATTCAATGTATCCTGCTTTTGCTACTGAACCTCGAAATGTTAGATTAGGGTTAGCTGCCGACGGTTTTAATCCATTTGGCAACATGAGTACTTCTTATAGCATGTGGCCGGTCATATTGACAATATACAATATGCCGCCTTGGTTATGTATGAAAGAGACTTCATTCATGTTGACATTGTTGATTCCCGGTCCTAAATCACCTGGGACAGATATTGATGTGTTTTTGAGGCCATTGGTTGATGAATTGAAAACTCTTTGGTCGGACGAAGTCGTAACAAAAGACGCCGTCACTAACAGTTTCTTCACAATGCGTGCAATGCTTTTATGGACCATCAATGATTTCCTTGCTCGTAGTAGTTTGTCTGGTTGGAGTGGCCAAGGTTACATGGCATGCCCAACATGTAATAAAGACACTCCATCTGAACCTGTCATTGGAAAAATTGCCTATGTTGGTCATAGGAATTTTTCAGACAATAATCATAAATGGAGAAAGGACAAGTCATTCAATGGTAAGTGGGAGACTAGAGATACTCCTGAAAGAATAACCAACGATCGAATATGGGAACAACTTAGTAATTTGCCTTCTCGTATTCCTGGTAAACTTGTTGGTAAGAAGAGAAAACGTGACCCAAAGGTTGAATTTAATATGTCCAAACGCTCTATTTTCTACGAGCTTG